In one window of Armatimonadota bacterium DNA:
- a CDS encoding alkaline phosphatase family protein: MLRGHTRAVVSLAALGLVTAAVSHSALTRRDTPRNIILIGWDGVQRDHLKQMIARREVPNLMALVVNGKLVAIDIARTTDTKAGWTQILTGYEPEVTGVFNNRRFRPIPLGYTVFERLEESFGPENIYTAAIIGKLHNLGGAGPSKVPADEPEPEAGQEDRRWMRPRPGTPIPAEPFYLVKKNLDLYQEGLGDADSVGARALQVLDKHGRERFFLFVHFEEPDKQGHIYGENSPEYTDGVKQADKWLGKILAKLRGLGIRDETMVYVTSDHGFDEGFRFHFDAPYTFLAADDRAVMRRGLREDIAPTILWRFGVEPSSIDPPLAGHPLQQPYTPPTW; this comes from the coding sequence ATGCTCCGAGGGCACACCAGGGCGGTCGTCTCACTCGCCGCGCTGGGGCTGGTGACGGCGGCAGTCTCGCACAGCGCTCTGACGCGGCGTGACACTCCCAGGAATATCATCCTCATCGGATGGGATGGCGTCCAGCGCGATCACCTCAAGCAGATGATCGCACGCCGCGAAGTGCCAAACCTGATGGCGCTTGTCGTCAACGGCAAACTCGTCGCCATTGACATTGCGCGGACGACGGACACCAAGGCCGGCTGGACGCAGATCCTCACCGGCTACGAGCCCGAAGTCACCGGCGTCTTCAACAACCGGCGCTTCCGGCCCATACCGCTGGGCTATACCGTATTCGAGCGCCTGGAAGAGTCCTTCGGCCCGGAGAATATCTACACGGCGGCCATCATCGGAAAGCTTCACAACCTCGGCGGCGCCGGCCCAAGCAAGGTGCCCGCCGACGAGCCAGAGCCCGAAGCCGGGCAGGAAGACCGCCGCTGGATGCGGCCGCGCCCGGGAACGCCGATCCCCGCCGAGCCGTTCTACCTCGTGAAGAAGAACCTCGACCTCTATCAGGAGGGACTGGGGGATGCCGACAGCGTTGGCGCTCGCGCGTTGCAGGTGCTCGACAAGCACGGCCGGGAGCGCTTCTTCCTGTTCGTGCACTTCGAGGAACCGGACAAGCAGGGGCACATCTACGGCGAGAACTCCCCGGAGTATACGGATGGAGTGAAGCAAGCCGACAAGTGGCTGGGCAAGATCCTCGCCAAGCTGCGCGGGCTGGGCATTCGCGACGAGACCATGGTGTACGTGACGTCGGATCACGGCTTCGACGAAGGATTCAGGTTCCACTTCGACGCCCCGTACACGTTTCTCGCCGCGGACGACCGGGCGGTGATGCGCCGCGGCCTCCGCGAAGATATCGCGCCGACTATCCTATGGCGCTTCGGCGTGGAGCCGTCGAGTATTGATCCACCGCTCGCCGGCCACCCCCTGCAGCAGCCCTACACTCCGCCGACCTGGTAG
- a CDS encoding sugar ABC transporter permease has product MAVTALARRNLRNGLLFASPFIVGLAVFTIYPVVASIYLSFCRYTILRPPQWVGLDNYGLLFTEDPLFWKSLYNTLYYTALALPLGLVLALVLATLLNMKLRGMALYRTLYFLPTIVPTVAVAILWLWVLNPEYGVLKAGLAVLHVPSPGWLADPQWSKPGLVVMGLWGVGGTMVIFLAGLAGIPQQFYEAAAIDGAGRWSQFRHVTLPMITPTIYFNLVIGLIASFQYFTQVYIMTNGGPTHSTLFYALYLYQNAFRYLRMGYASAMAWLLFLVILAATLFIHRTSARWVYYEGGEAL; this is encoded by the coding sequence ATTGCGGTGACCGCACTCGCTCGACGCAATCTCAGAAACGGGCTTCTTTTCGCCTCGCCGTTTATCGTCGGCCTGGCAGTCTTTACCATCTACCCGGTGGTCGCGTCCATCTACCTCAGCTTCTGTCGCTACACCATCCTCCGTCCGCCGCAGTGGGTGGGCCTGGACAACTACGGCCTGCTGTTCACCGAGGACCCGCTGTTCTGGAAGTCACTCTACAACACGCTGTACTACACCGCGCTCGCGTTGCCGCTCGGGCTGGTGCTTGCCCTGGTGCTGGCGACGCTGCTCAACATGAAGCTCAGGGGCATGGCGCTCTATCGCACGCTCTACTTCCTGCCCACCATCGTGCCGACCGTCGCGGTGGCGATTCTCTGGCTGTGGGTCCTCAATCCCGAGTACGGCGTGCTTAAGGCGGGGCTGGCCGTGCTCCACGTCCCGAGCCCGGGGTGGCTGGCGGACCCGCAATGGAGCAAGCCCGGGCTCGTGGTGATGGGGCTGTGGGGCGTCGGCGGCACGATGGTCATCTTCCTCGCGGGGCTTGCCGGCATACCGCAGCAGTTCTACGAGGCTGCTGCGATTGACGGCGCCGGCAGGTGGTCCCAGTTCCGCCACGTCACCCTGCCCATGATCACGCCGACGATATACTTCAACCTCGTGATCGGCCTCATCGCCTCATTCCAGTACTTCACCCAGGTCTACATCATGACCAACGGCGGGCCGACGCATTCGACCCTGTTCTATGCGCTCTACCTCTACCAGAATGCGTTCCGCTACCTGCGCATGGGATACGCGTCGGCGATGGCGTGGCTGCTGTTCCTGGTCATCCTCGCGGCCACGCTGTTCATCCATCGCACCAGCGCGCGGTGGGTGTACTACGAGGGAGGGGAGGCGCTGTGA
- a CDS encoding ABC transporter substrate-binding protein, protein MNARRTERCARLSLRGRARGQVPVWLPALIGLAAVAAVLLWMGLAAVGGPAGQSNDGRIEITYWARHTGHEYEADRALAEEYNRSQDRVRVRPLPIGYNLEKIVTGIVTGTPPDVMTISDDMLLELAWQGAFMPLEELLAERGIRQQDYFASCWRAGHVNGRLYALAVTSDSYLLLYNKGAFREAGLDPERPPRTLAELDDYADRLTKYGPNGEIERMGFVPWIMWDHSTMYGWLFGGEWYDAASRRVTPTHPAILRSFEWQRKYARKYDINKIMSFQQGFGSYFSAMSPFYAGKVAMIVEGEWQVTFTKKYAPKLDWGATPVPPPPGGRIASSGGMVLFAIPVGSRRPEAAADYIAWYHTARRRGTTPLSDFNYAIHNIPTRREAAAEQRFMGDPKFRPFVELFLNDQVHNNPPLPNIMLYTDEIDVAREQIIRFQKEPLDAMRDVQAKVQRELDRALTYLRNPLR, encoded by the coding sequence GTGAATGCCCGACGCACAGAGCGCTGCGCCCGGCTGAGCCTGCGAGGACGGGCGCGCGGCCAGGTGCCGGTATGGCTGCCGGCGCTGATCGGGCTGGCGGCGGTGGCGGCGGTGCTTCTATGGATGGGGCTTGCGGCCGTGGGCGGTCCCGCCGGCCAGTCGAACGACGGGCGCATCGAGATCACCTACTGGGCACGCCACACCGGGCACGAGTACGAGGCCGACCGCGCGCTGGCTGAGGAGTACAACCGCAGCCAGGACAGAGTCCGCGTCCGCCCTCTCCCCATCGGCTACAACCTCGAGAAGATCGTCACCGGCATCGTCACCGGCACCCCGCCCGATGTCATGACGATCTCCGATGACATGCTGCTCGAACTCGCGTGGCAAGGGGCTTTCATGCCACTCGAGGAACTCCTTGCCGAGCGCGGGATACGGCAGCAGGACTACTTCGCCTCGTGCTGGCGGGCGGGACACGTCAACGGCCGTCTCTATGCTTTGGCCGTCACCTCAGATTCTTATCTCCTGCTCTATAACAAGGGCGCGTTTCGCGAAGCGGGGCTCGATCCGGAGCGCCCGCCGCGCACGCTCGCTGAACTCGACGACTATGCCGACCGGCTGACGAAGTACGGGCCCAACGGCGAAATCGAGCGCATGGGGTTCGTGCCGTGGATCATGTGGGACCACAGCACGATGTACGGTTGGCTGTTCGGCGGCGAGTGGTACGATGCCGCATCCCGCCGCGTCACTCCTACTCACCCCGCGATTCTTCGCTCCTTCGAGTGGCAGCGCAAGTACGCCCGCAAGTACGACATCAACAAGATCATGAGCTTTCAGCAGGGCTTCGGGTCGTACTTCAGCGCGATGAGCCCGTTCTACGCGGGCAAGGTAGCGATGATCGTGGAGGGCGAGTGGCAGGTCACCTTCACTAAGAAGTACGCGCCCAAGCTCGACTGGGGTGCAACGCCGGTGCCGCCTCCGCCCGGCGGCAGGATCGCCTCCAGCGGCGGCATGGTGCTGTTCGCGATTCCCGTCGGCTCGCGCCGTCCCGAGGCCGCCGCCGACTACATCGCCTGGTATCACACCGCGCGGCGTCGCGGCACGACTCCCCTGAGCGATTTCAACTACGCCATCCACAATATCCCGACGCGCCGCGAGGCCGCCGCCGAGCAGCGCTTCATGGGCGACCCCAAGTTCCGCCCGTTTGTGGAGCTGTTCCTCAACGACCAGGTGCACAACAATCCGCCGCTACCGAACATCATGCTCTACACCGACGAGATAGACGTGGCTCGCGAGCAGATCATCCGATTCCAGAAGGAGCCGCTGGATGCCATGCGCGACGTGCAGGCGAAAGTGCAGCGCGAACTCGACCGCGCGCTGACCTATCTGAGGAATCCATTGCGGTGA
- a CDS encoding carbohydrate ABC transporter permease, which yields MSAATAIAARRLRRLGGLTLAHAALIVCSSAFLVPFAWLVSTSLKSDPQIFVFPPLWMPRPALWRNYIEALRYIHFVTYLRNTTYVCTLVVVGTALSSSLVAYSFSRLRWPGRDLLFLVALATMMVPFQVTLIPLVILFERLGWIGSFRPLWVPAFLGSAFFIFLLRQFFLTIPQELSDAARIDGASEFDIYWRVILPLAKPALATVVLFAFIGSWNDFLGPLIYLSDESNYTLALGLQQFQSQHGSEWAYLMAVSTVITLPVILLFFFTQRTFIRGIALTGLKG from the coding sequence GTGAGCGCGGCGACTGCGATAGCCGCGCGGCGCTTGCGGCGCCTCGGGGGCCTGACCCTCGCGCACGCCGCGCTCATCGTGTGCAGCAGCGCCTTCCTCGTCCCGTTTGCCTGGCTCGTCTCCACTTCGCTCAAGTCGGACCCGCAGATCTTCGTGTTCCCTCCGCTGTGGATGCCCCGGCCGGCGCTGTGGCGCAATTACATCGAGGCCCTGCGATACATCCACTTCGTAACGTACCTGCGCAACACGACCTACGTCTGCACCCTGGTGGTCGTCGGTACCGCGCTGTCAAGCAGTCTCGTCGCGTACAGCTTCAGTCGGCTCCGCTGGCCAGGGCGGGACCTGCTGTTCCTGGTCGCGCTGGCGACGATGATGGTGCCATTCCAGGTGACGCTCATCCCGCTCGTCATTCTGTTCGAGAGGCTCGGGTGGATCGGGTCGTTCCGTCCCCTGTGGGTGCCGGCGTTTCTCGGCAGTGCCTTCTTCATCTTCTTGCTGCGCCAGTTCTTCCTGACCATCCCCCAGGAGCTTTCAGATGCCGCCCGCATTGACGGCGCCAGCGAATTCGACATCTACTGGCGCGTCATACTGCCGCTCGCCAAGCCGGCATTGGCTACCGTCGTCCTGTTCGCGTTTATCGGGAGTTGGAACGATTTCCTGGGCCCGCTGATCTACCTTAGCGACGAGTCGAACTACACGCTCGCGCTCGGCCTCCAGCAGTTCCAGAGCCAGCACGGGAGCGAATGGGCCTATCTCATGGCGGTCTCCACCGTCATCACCTTGCCTGTCATACTCCTGTTCTTCTTCACGCAGCGAACGTTCATTCGCGGTATCGCGCTCACTGGCCTCAAGGGATAA
- a CDS encoding DegT/DnrJ/EryC1/StrS family aminotransferase has translation MIVPEYGLGALYDFEEMEAIALALQQDSYEGGWILREFEKEFCEYTGAKHAVGTVSGTTALHMATEALDIGRGDEVVCTPQTFQATMLPFLARQVTVRFGDIEPETLCIDPATIEAQITAKTKAIYVMHYGGLPCDMDPIMKIARRHKLPVVEDAAHASGAEYNGRKIGSIADVTCFSFGSLKNMTTLGRGGMITTGDGKYAERLRDMRGRGFGGRRVKRRTNRIGRYAQPEPTYSDHSGDAYTHDWPEVNYVGMNIPMTGAEAAVGRVQLRKLDRMNGMRRELARRYSEGLTQIEGVRVQPVSPERLSIYHLYPFFISQSETGVNHDDLIRGLEARGVRINNRFFPCHLTGYMRAQGHRFGECPVVERVWFEEQVNLPISPLHKPEQMDYAVEQAAALVTELREAGARARLRGTASGRRSARPTRRAGAKKTRAEQ, from the coding sequence ATGATCGTACCCGAGTACGGGCTGGGCGCGCTCTACGACTTCGAGGAGATGGAAGCGATCGCTTTGGCCCTTCAGCAGGACAGCTACGAGGGAGGCTGGATCCTGCGCGAGTTCGAGAAGGAATTCTGCGAATACACCGGCGCCAAGCACGCCGTGGGGACGGTGTCCGGGACCACTGCTTTGCACATGGCGACGGAGGCCCTCGACATCGGCCGCGGCGACGAGGTCGTGTGCACACCTCAAACGTTCCAGGCGACGATGCTCCCGTTCCTCGCGCGCCAGGTGACGGTGCGCTTCGGGGACATTGAACCCGAGACGCTGTGCATTGACCCCGCAACCATCGAGGCGCAGATCACGGCGAAGACAAAGGCGATCTACGTTATGCACTACGGCGGGTTGCCGTGTGACATGGATCCCATCATGAAGATCGCGCGCAGGCATAAGCTGCCGGTCGTAGAGGACGCCGCGCATGCGTCCGGGGCGGAATACAACGGGCGGAAGATCGGCTCCATCGCCGACGTGACGTGCTTCTCCTTCGGCTCGCTCAAGAACATGACCACGCTGGGCCGCGGCGGAATGATCACGACCGGCGACGGGAAATACGCCGAACGCCTGCGCGACATGCGCGGGCGCGGCTTCGGGGGCAGGCGCGTCAAGCGACGGACGAACCGCATCGGGCGGTATGCGCAGCCCGAGCCGACGTACAGCGACCATTCCGGCGACGCGTACACCCACGACTGGCCTGAGGTCAACTACGTCGGCATGAACATCCCCATGACCGGCGCGGAGGCGGCCGTCGGCCGGGTGCAACTGCGCAAGCTCGACCGTATGAACGGGATGCGGCGCGAGCTCGCCCGACGGTACTCCGAAGGCCTGACGCAGATCGAAGGCGTTCGCGTACAGCCGGTGTCGCCGGAACGCCTCTCGATCTATCACCTCTACCCGTTCTTCATCAGCCAATCCGAGACGGGCGTCAACCACGACGACCTGATTCGCGGTCTGGAGGCGCGCGGCGTGCGCATCAACAACCGTTTCTTCCCGTGCCATCTCACGGGGTACATGCGCGCGCAGGGGCACCGCTTCGGCGAGTGCCCGGTCGTCGAGCGGGTGTGGTTCGAGGAGCAGGTCAACCTGCCCATCTCGCCGCTGCACAAGCCGGAGCAGATGGACTACGCCGTCGAGCAGGCGGCGGCGCTGGTCACGGAGCTGCGCGAGGCCGGGGCGAGAGCGCGGCTCAGAGGGACGGCTTCCGGCCGACGCTCGGCGAGGCCCACGCGAAGAGCAGGGGCCAAGAAGACGAGGGCAGAGCAATGA